In Acipenser ruthenus chromosome 53, fAciRut3.2 maternal haplotype, whole genome shotgun sequence, the following proteins share a genomic window:
- the LOC117432766 gene encoding tripartite motif-containing protein 16-like protein isoform X1, which produces MSLCHCVSTQKQLGETQTEIQQIIQERLKEIEEMKQAVESLKRSACIEIKESEKIFTELIRSIENIHTEVIELIGANEKAAVNQAEGCMKKLEQEIAELRRRNTELKQLSETEDHIHFLQNFQSLCVPPEAGDLPSVTVNTDISFGTVRKAVSELKDHIEDFWKGELVKITTTVNATAVYTLRSRSSDRRFKVNEVAVYSLQATEPRNRAEFLKYSYQLTLHPNTAYRELCLSEGNRKVTRRSETQRYRHHPERFDSWPQVLCRERLSGTRCYWEIEWRGGGAYIGVTYKGISRKGGDRCCLLGCNDKSWSVYCSDSSYSARHNNNKTAITAPCSPRIGVYLDFNAGTLSFYGVSDTMTLLHRFQTTFAEPLYPGFWIGYDSSVTICQLN; this is translated from the exons atgtcactgtgtcactgtgtttctacacagaagcagctgggagagacacagacagaaatacaacagataatccaggagagactgaaagaaattgaggagatgaaacaggctgtggagtcactgaaa agatctgcatgcatagaaataaaggaaagtgagaagatctttactgagctgatccgatccattgagaatatccacactgaggttattgagctgattggagctaacgagaaggctgcagtgaatcaggctgaaggatgcatgaagaaactggagcaggagattgctgagctaaggaggagaaacactgagctgaaacagctttcagagacagaggatcacatccattttctacag aatttccagtctctctgtgtccctcctgaagctggagacttacccagcgttactgtcaatacagacatctcttttgggactgtgaggaaagctgtatctgaacttaaagaccatattgaggattTCTGGAAGGGGGAATTAgtaaaaataaccacaacag tgaatGCAACAGCAGTTTATACCCTGCGGTCTAGGAGCAGTGACAGACGTTTCAAAG tgaatgaagttgcagtttacagtctgcaggctacagagccaaggaacagagctgagtttttaaaat attcctatCAGCTCACACTGCACCCCAACACAGCATATAGAGAGCTATGTCTGTCTGAAGGAaacagaaaggtgacacggaGGAGTGAGACCCAGCGATATCGtcatcacccagagagatttgatagctggccccaagtgctttgcagagagcgtttgtctgggactcgctgttactgggagattgagtggagggggggaggggcttatataggagtcacatataaaggaatcagcaggaaaggaggggatcgTTGCTGTCTCCTTGGatgcaatgacaagtcctggagtgtgtactgctctgattccagttactctgcccggcacaataacaataaaactgcaataactgccccctgctcccccagaataggagtgtatctggattttaatgccggcacgctgtccttttatggcgtctctgacacaatgaccctcctgcacagattccaaaccacattcgctgagccgctctatcctgggttttggaTTGGTTATGattcctctgtaacaatctgccagctgaactag
- the LOC117962882 gene encoding E3 ubiquitin/ISG15 ligase TRIM25-like, whose amino-acid sequence MASNLWSEDQFSCSLCLELLKDPVTIPCGHSYCVGCIKNCWDQTDHTGVYSCSQCRETFTPRPVLGRNIMLAEIPGEFKKRRLNPPPAQSYAGPGDVPCDFCTGRKFKAVKSCLTCLASYCETHVRPHSEVTPLKRHKLINAIGDLEQKLCAEHQKVLDIFCRTDQTCVCVLCTDKDHKNHDSLS is encoded by the coding sequence atggcttcaaacttgtggtcagaggatCAGTTTAGTTGTTCACtgtgtctggagctattgaaggatccagtcactattccatgtggacacagttactgtgtggggtgtattaagaactgctgggatcagactgatcatacaggtgtctacagctgctcccagtgcagagagacatttaccccaaggcctgttctggGCAGAAACATCATGCTGGCTGAAATTCCTGGAGAATTCAAGAAGAGaagactcaatcctcctcctgctcaaagttatgctggacctggagatgtgccgtgtgatttctgcactgggagaaagttcaaagctgtgaaatcctgtttgacgtgcctggcctcttactgtgaaacacacgtcaggccacacagtgaggttactccattaaagaggcacaagctgatcaatgcaattggagatctggagcagaagctttgtgctgaacaccagaaggttttggacATCTTCTGcagaaccgatcagacgtgtgtttgtgtgttgtgtacAGACAAGGATCACAAGAACCATGATAGTCTCAGCTGA
- the LOC117432766 gene encoding tripartite motif-containing protein 16-like protein isoform X2 yields the protein MSLCHCVSTQKQLGETQTEIQQIIQERLKEIEEMKQAVESLKRSACIEIKESEKIFTELIRSIENIHTEVIELIGANEKAAVNQAEGCMKKLEQEIAELRRRNTELKQLSETEDHIHFLQNFQSLCVPPEAGDLPSVTVNTDISFGTVRKAVSELKDHIEDFWKGELVKITTTVNEVAVYSLQATEPRNRAEFLKYSYQLTLHPNTAYRELCLSEGNRKVTRRSETQRYRHHPERFDSWPQVLCRERLSGTRCYWEIEWRGGGAYIGVTYKGISRKGGDRCCLLGCNDKSWSVYCSDSSYSARHNNNKTAITAPCSPRIGVYLDFNAGTLSFYGVSDTMTLLHRFQTTFAEPLYPGFWIGYDSSVTICQLN from the exons atgtcactgtgtcactgtgtttctacacagaagcagctgggagagacacagacagaaatacaacagataatccaggagagactgaaagaaattgaggagatgaaacaggctgtggagtcactgaaa agatctgcatgcatagaaataaaggaaagtgagaagatctttactgagctgatccgatccattgagaatatccacactgaggttattgagctgattggagctaacgagaaggctgcagtgaatcaggctgaaggatgcatgaagaaactggagcaggagattgctgagctaaggaggagaaacactgagctgaaacagctttcagagacagaggatcacatccattttctacag aatttccagtctctctgtgtccctcctgaagctggagacttacccagcgttactgtcaatacagacatctcttttgggactgtgaggaaagctgtatctgaacttaaagaccatattgaggattTCTGGAAGGGGGAATTAgtaaaaataaccacaacag tgaatgaagttgcagtttacagtctgcaggctacagagccaaggaacagagctgagtttttaaaat attcctatCAGCTCACACTGCACCCCAACACAGCATATAGAGAGCTATGTCTGTCTGAAGGAaacagaaaggtgacacggaGGAGTGAGACCCAGCGATATCGtcatcacccagagagatttgatagctggccccaagtgctttgcagagagcgtttgtctgggactcgctgttactgggagattgagtggagggggggaggggcttatataggagtcacatataaaggaatcagcaggaaaggaggggatcgTTGCTGTCTCCTTGGatgcaatgacaagtcctggagtgtgtactgctctgattccagttactctgcccggcacaataacaataaaactgcaataactgccccctgctcccccagaataggagtgtatctggattttaatgccggcacgctgtccttttatggcgtctctgacacaatgaccctcctgcacagattccaaaccacattcgctgagccgctctatcctgggttttggaTTGGTTATGattcctctgtaacaatctgccagctgaactag